GCGCCGCTGGTTCCGCTGGGCCTCGGGTTCGGGAGGCTCGGCAATTTTGTCGGCGGCGAGCTGTGGGGCAAGTTCACCCAGGCCGGTTGGGGCGTGCTCTTTCCGCATGCACCGGAGCTGGCCGACATCGCGCCAGCACAGATCCAGGCGCAATACGCCACCGGGGCGCTGGATCGGTTCGCGCGTCATCCATCGCAGTTGTATGAAGCGGCGTTGGAAGGCGTGGTGATGTTCGTGGTGCTGTGGGCATTCTCGATGAAGCCGCGCGCCCGCTATGCGGTGTCGGGCGTGTTTGCGTTGCTGTACGGCGTGTTCCGCTTCATCGTGGAATTCGTGCGGGTGCCGGATGCGCCGATCGGCTACCTGGCCTTCAACTGGCTGACCATGGGTCAGATTCTGAGCCTGCCGCTGATCGCCGTGGGGCTGGTGCTGCTGGCGATGTCGCGCCGCGCCCCGGTGTTGCAGCCGGTGCTGCCGGCTGCCGTCACCGTGGAGGCGGCCAAGTGAAGCCGTACCTGGACCTGCTGCAGCATGTGCTGGAGCACGGCGCCGAGAAGTCCGACCGCACCGGCACCGGCACGCGCAGCGTGTTTGGCTGGCAGATGCGCTTCGACCTTACTGCCGGGTTTCCGCTGGTCACCACCAAGAAACTGCACCTGCGCTCGATCGTCCACGAGCTGCTGTGGTTCCTGCAGGGCGACACCAATATCGGGTATTTGAAGGACAACCAGATCCGCATCTGGGACGAATGGGCCGACGCCAATGGCGATCTCGGCCCGGTGTACGGCAAGCAGTGGCGGCGCTGGACCGGCCAGGACGGCGTCGAGATCGACCAGATGCAGTGGCTGGTGGACGAAATCAAGCGCAACCCGGACTCGCGTCGGCTAGTGATCAGCGCCTGGAACGTAGGCGAGCTGCCGCAGATGGCGCTGATGCCCTGCCATAGCCTGTTCCAGTTCTATGTGGTCGACGGCAAGCTCAGCTGCCAGCTGTACCAACGCAGCGGCGACATCTTCCTGGGTGTTCCGTTCAACATCGCCAGTTATGCGTTGCTCACGCACATGGTGGCGCAGGCCACCGGCCTGGGCGTGGGCGATTTCGTGCACACGCTGGGCGATGCGCATCTGTATGCGAACCACTTCGACCAGGCGCGCGAACAGCTGGCCCGCACCCCGCGCGCGTTGCCGACCCTGCGCCTGAATCCGCAAGTGACCGACCTGTTCGCGTTCCGCTTCGAAGACATCGCCATCGACGGCTATGACCCGCATCCGGCGATCAAGGCGCCGGTGGCGGTATGAATGGCCGGGACCCGGGTCCCCGCTCCCGGCTCTCCATCACTCTGATCGTCGCCTTCGACCGCAACAACGCCATCGGTCGCGACAACGATTTGCCGTGGAAGCTTCCGGATGATCTCAAGCGTTTCAAGGCGCTGACGCTGGGCAAGCCGATCCTGATGGGGCGCAAGACGGCGCAATCGCTGGGGCGTGCACTGCCGGGGCGTCTGAACCTGGTGCTGACGCGGTCCGGACAGGTGCCCTTTGCCGGCATGCAGGCGGTGGCGTCGGTGGAGCAGGCGCTGGAGTGTGCCGAACACGCTGGTGCGCAGGAGCTGTGCGTGATCGGTGGTGGCGAGGTCTATCGGCTGACGATGGAACGCGCCGATCTGTTGGCTGTCACCGAGGTGGACACTGCGGTCGAATATGCCGATACGCACTATCCGCCGATCGATCCGGCGGTGTGGGTGGCGGTGCAGCGCGAAGAACATGCAGCCGATGCGCGCCACGCGTTTGCATTTTCTTACGTGGATTATCGGCGCCGCTGAGTCGCCGGACCCTGGTTGGCGAACTTGCCAGGCCACAGTGCAAGGCAGCGCGGCAACCGTGGTTTGCCCGGCGCCTCACTCGGTACGCTTGTTTACCACCAGCTCGCCCAGTTCGATCAGGCGCGCACGCACGATGTTGCGGCTCAGTCCGAGCAACGCAGCGGTCCTGACCTGGTTATGGTGGCAATGCCGGTAGGCAGCGCGTAACAGCTGCGCTTCGACGGTGGCATGCAGCGCGCCGTCGTTGCTTTCGAACAAGCTGTCGAAGGCGCGTGCGAGCAGGGCCGCAGCATCGGGCTGCGTCTCGTTGGTGGACTGGGTGGGCAAGCGCAGCTGCGACAGCCGGATATCGTCGGCGCGCACCACAGCGTCGCGGTGGATCAGCAAGGTATGGTGGATGACATTTTCCAGTTCGCGGATATTGCCCGGCCACGGGTGCTGCACCAGGCGCTGCTCGGCCTCCGGGCTGATCGTCACCTGGCCATGGCCCAGGCGCTGGCTGTAGATCTGCACGAAATGGCGGATCAACGGCGGAATGTCGCCGGGCCGTTCGCGCAGCGGCTTGAGTTCCACGCCCACTACGTTGAGCCGGTAGAACAGGTCCTGGCGGAACTGCCCCTGGCCGATGGCCTGGTCCAGCGGCACGTTGGTTGCAGCCAGCACCCTGACATCGATCGGAACACTGCGGCGCGAGCCCAGGCGCACCACTTCGCGCTCCTGCAACACGCGCAACAGCTTGACCTGGATCGGCATCGGCAGATCGCCGATCTCGTCGAGAAACAGGGTGCCGCCATTGGCTTCCTCGAACCAGCCGGCCTTGGCGCTGAGCGCGCCGGTGAATGCGCCTTTCTCATGCCCGAACAATTCCGCGTCCACCAGCGATTCGCTGAAGGCCCCGCAATTGACGGCCACGAACGGATGCTGCGCACGCGCGCTGAGGGTATGGAGATGGCGTGCCACCAACTCCTTGCCGGTGCCGGACTCGCCAATGATCAGCACGCTGGCTTCGCTGGGCGCCACGCGTTCCAGGTGCGTCAGCAACGCCTGCGATGCCGGGTCTTCGAACACGTGCGCAGCGGCGGTCCTGCCGTTGCCGGCAGCGACGCGTTGTGGCACCGAAGGCAGGGTCAACAGGCGAAAATCGGACATGGGCCGGATGCGAAGTGGGAGAAGAGGGAGCAACGCAGCACCGAGATGCGCGGGCGAACTCGCTGTGGTGCCAACGCCGCCACGGCGATTCATGAGTAGAAGCTGGGCGTGGGAGGCTGCCGCCGTAGCGCCCATTCGCCGAGTTCGCGCACCTTGTAGTCGACCGGATCGTGCAGGGTGTGGGTACGCAGATTGCGCCAGTAACGGTCCAGACGCAGCGCTGCATGGGTGGCGCGCGCGCCGGTGACATCGAACAGTTTGCTGCTGACATCCAGCCCCACACGCGTGGTGGCGACCTTGGCGGCGGCGATTGCCAGGGCCACCTGCGCGCGTTCGTCGCCGGTGAGCGCGTGTTCCTTGCGCCAGGCGGCGTCGAGCAGATCGGCGGCGCGCCCGGCCAGCAGGCGCGCGCTTTCCAGCCCCAGCCAGAACTCGCCGTAATGGGCCAGGATGTAGGGATCGTCGCTGGCCCGCTCGACTCCGGACCGATGCCAGGGCCGCGTTTCGGTCGAGGTGTAGCTGCGCGCCTCTTCGAATGCGCCTTCGGCAATGCCGAGGAAGACATGCGCAAACAGCAGTTGCGCAAGCAGCGGACGCAGGCACGCCAATGGCGTGCTCAGCGGGCCTGGATCCAGCAGCAGCTCGTTTTCTTCTACCCGTACGCGCTCGAAGGTGGTGCTGCCGCTGTCGGTCTGGCGTTGGCCGATGTTGTCCCAATCGTGGCCGAGCGTGATGCCGCTGCGTGCGGTGGGGACTGCGCCGATCAACAGCTTGCCGCTGCGTTCGTCCAGTGCGGAGGCGATCAGCATCTGCGAGTCGAGAGCGCCGGAACAAAAACTCTTCTTGCCGGAAAATTCGCGCCAGCCCTCGTAGTGCACGGCGATGGTGCGCGTATCCAGGGGATTGAGCGCATTGCCCCAGAACCACTGCTTGCGCGCGGTCTGCTCCAGCCAGGGCTGCCATTGCGCCGGCTGGCCGAACAGCCGCACCGTGGCCAGCATCAGGTGATGGAAGCCGAAGACGTGCGCGATCGAACTGTCGGCCCTGGCGAATTCGCGCACGATGGTCAGCACCTCGCTCCAGCTGGCGCCAAGACCGCCGTACTGCACCGGGATGCTCAAGCCCAGCAGGCCGCTGGCACGCAATGCATCGCGTTCTGCCTTTGGGGTGCCGCCACGCGCATCGCGTTCGATCGCCGTGGCAGCGAAGTCGCTGGCCAGACGCCGGGCCGTGTGCAGCGGGTTCAACACGGTGGGTTGCAGTTGCTGGCTGGTCATGCGCGATAGCCTCGTTCGGGTCGCAGGGAGATGATCGATGCACGGCGGGGACAGGCGCCGCAGGTGCATGCCGGTTGGCAGTGCTGTGTGTCTGCATGCAACTGCCCATGCCTACACTGCATGGATGTCGTGCAGCGCGGCCAGCAGCTCCTGGCGCGCCTCACGCAGCGCCGCCTCATGCGCGTTGCGATCGCGTGGCCGCGGCGTGTCCAGCGCCTGCGCATGCACGATGGAACCGGGCTGGCCGCCGATCACGAGGACGCGGTCGCTCAGGTACACCGCTTCCTCGATATCGTGCGTCACCAGCAGCACGGTGAAGCCGTGCTCGCCGGCCAGGCGCAGCAGCAGCTCCTGCAGCCGGATGCGGGTGAAGGCATCCACCGCGCTGAAGGGTTCGTCCAGCAACAGCACCTGCGGTTGCCGGTACAAGCCCCGCGCCAGGGCCACCCGCTGCGCCTGGCCGCCGGAGAGTTGCTTGGGCAGCGCCTGCGCGTGGTCGAGCAGGCCGACCTCGGCCAGCAACTGCTGCACGCGCGGCGATTGCCGCGCTGCCGCCGGCGAAACGCCAGTGTCGTCGGCGAAGGCGACATTGGCCGCCACGTCCAGCCAGGGCAGCAGGCGCGGCTCCTGGAAGATGAAGCCGATACGGCGGTCGACCCCCTGCACGCGGCTGCCGTCCAGCACTACCTCGCCGCCGTAGTCGCGCTCCAGGCCGGCGACGATGCGTAACAAGGTGCTCTTGCCGCAACCGCTGGGTCCGATCAGGCTCAGGATTTCGCCCGGTGCCACGCGCAGCTCGATGTCCTGCAACACGCTGCGTGCACCGAAGCGTTTGTTCGCCACCCGGATCTGCAGGCCGGCACTCATGCCGCGTGCGCCGCGTGTGGGTGGGCGCGGCGGTTCTGCAGGTTGTCGCGCCAGTGCAGCGTGCGGGTTTCCAGTGCCTTGAGCACGCTGTCGCTGAGCTTGCCGAGCAGGGCCAGCAACACGATGGCGGCAATGACGATGTCCGGCCGCGAGGTCTCGCGCCCGTCGCTCAGCAGATAACCCAGCCCGCGCGTGGCTGCGATCAGTTCGGCGGCCACCAGAAACATCCAGGCCAGGCTCAGGCTGGTACGCAGCCCGGTGAAGATGGATGGCAGCGCGGCCGGCAGCAGGATCCGTTGCACCATGCGCACCCGGGACAGGCCATAGGTCTCGCCCAGCTCGATCAGCGTGCGGTCGACCTGGCGCAGGCCATTGGCCACGCCCAGATACATCGGGAAGAACGCACCGATCGCGATCAAGGTGATCTTCGGCGCTTCATCGATGCCCATCCATAGCAACAACAACGGCACCCAGGCCAGGCTGGGCACCGCGCGCAGCGCCTGGAAGCTGGGATCCAGCAAGCGCTCCAGCCAGCGATTCAAGCCGACGCCGATGCCGATCGCCAGTCCCAGACCGACACTCAGCGCAAAGCCCACCAGCACCCGCAGCACGCTGGCGCCCAGATGGCCGGCCAGTCCCCGGCCGGCTTCGTCTGCCAGCGTGGTCAGGATCTGGCTGGGAGGCGGCAGCAAGTAGCGTGGCGTCCACCCCAACGCCGAGCACACTTCCAATGCTGCGAAGAAGCCGACCGGCAGCACCAGGCCCAGGCTGCCGGCAGGCAGCCGCCAGCGCCGCCGCAGGCGCATGGAGGATGGCAGGGCGCGCGACAGGCGAAGCGAGATCTGATTCATCGTGGCGGTCATCCCTGCGCCACGCGTGCGCGCGTGGCATAGCGTGGATCGATCAATGCGCCCAGTACCTGGGGCAGGTCGGTTCCCGGTCGCACCAGGCCTTCTTCGAGCAAGACCGGCGCGGCGCTGCGCAAGGCCGCCAGTTGCTCGGCGCCGATCAACGGCCGGCTGAGATCGGTGCGCTGCAACTGCAGTTGCGCCACCGGCACCGAAAGACGTGCCTGCTCGGCGATCAGGCTGGCCAAGGCGTCCGGATGCGTGATTGCCCAACGACGCGCCTTTTCATAGGCCTGCAGCACCAGTGGAATCTGCTCGGGGTAGGCGGCAGCGAATTTTTCGCTGGTATTCAAGAAGCCGTACGAATTGAAGGCGACGTTGCGATAGAGCAGCCGCGAGCCGGCCTCGAGCTGGCTGGCGGCCATATGCGGGTCCAGTCCGGCCCAGGCATCGACATTGCCGCGCTCCAGTGCAATACGCCCATCCGGATGCTGCAGATGGACGATGTCGACATCGTCCCGGTGCAAGCCGACTTCGCGCAGCGCACGCAGCAGGAACAGGTACGCATCGGTACCCTTGGTGGCGGCCACCCGCTTGCCCTTGAGTTCGGCCACGCGCTGGATCTTCGATTGCTTGCCGACGACCAGGGCGACCCATTCCGGGTGCGAGGACACATAGACCGCCTTGACCGGATTGCCGTTGGCGCGCCCCAGCAGCGCGGCCAGGCCGGCGGTGCTGCCGAAATCGATGCTGTTGCCGGCCAGATACTCCAGTGCGCGATTGCTGCCGGCCGATAACACCCAGGTGACCTCGGTGCCCTGCGGCTTGAGCGCTGCTTCCAGCCAGCCGAAGCGCTTGAGCACCAGCGAGGTGGGCGAGTAGTAGGCGTAATCCATGCGCAGGCGTTCGGGGACGGCAATCCTGCGCGGTGTATCCGCCGCGCTGGACAACAGCGGCGGGGCACCGAGCGCGACTCCGGCCAGCGTTCCGAGTTTGAGCAGGTTGCGTCGTTTCATGGGGGCTCCTCTCAGCGCGCCGAGGCGCGTGGCACGATGGTGTTGGCGATGACTTCGCCGAAGGGGCCGCTCAGCGGTTGCCCGGGCAATTGCTGCCGGCGCGCACGTGGCAGCAGTGGGAAGACCAGTTCGGCAAAGCGATAGGCCTCTTCCAGATGCGGATAGCCGGAGAAGATGAAGGTGTCGATGCCGAGCGCGGCGTATTCCTCGATCCGCTGCACCACTGTCTGCGGACTGCCGACCAGGGCGGTGCCGGCCCCGCCGCGGACCAGGCCGACCCCGGCCCACAGGTTGGGGCTGACCTCCAGATCGGCGCGCGTGCGGCCCTGGCCACGCCCATGCAAGGCTGCCATGCGCCGCTGGCCGACCGAGTCCATGCGCGCGAAGGCGCGCTGTGCGCGCTCCACGGTGTCGTCGTCGAGATGGCGGATCAGCGCATCGGCCGCGGCCCAGGCCTGCGTGTCGGTTTCGCGCACGATGACATGCAGGCGGATGCCGAAGCGCAAGGTGCGCCCGAGTGCCGCAGCCTTGCTGCGGACGGTGGCGATCTTCTGCGCCACCGCGGCCGGCGGCTCGCCCCAGGTGAGGTAGGTGTCCACCTGTTCGGCGGCCAGATCGTGCGCCGCATCGGACGAGCCGCCAAACCACACGGGTGGATACGGCCGTTGCACGGTGGGATACAGCAGTTGCGCCGCCTTCACCTGCAGATGCTTGCCATCGAAGTCGTAGCTCTGGCTGTCGTGGCTGTGGCGGATGATCTCGCGCCAGATCCGGATGAATTCGGCCGAGGCGTCGTAACGGTCGGCGTGATCGAGAAACACGCCATCGCCTTCCAGCTCACCGCGGTCGCCGCCGGTGACCAGATTGACCAGCAGGCGCCCGCCGGAGAGCCGGTCGAAGCTGGCCGCCATGCGCGCGGCCAGTGCGGGCGCCATCAGCCCGGGGCGCAGCGCCACCAGAAACTTCAGTTGGCGCGTGGCATTGATCAGGCTGGACGCGATCACCCACGGGTCTTCGCAGGAGCGCCCGGTGGGAATCAGCACCCCTTCATAGCCCAGCGTGTCCGCCGCTACGGCCACCTGGGTCACGTAGTCGGCACTGACCTGGCGCGCGCCCTCGCTGGTACCCAGATAGCGGCTATCGCCGTGGGTGGGAATGAACCAGAACATCTCCATCGCGATCTCCTTGAGGTGGACTGCCGGGCTCGCGCCGGCGAACCGGATCAGGCAATACGCAGCCGCGCATCGGGGCGCACGCCCAACACACCGGCAGCGCGTTCGGCGGCCAGCACGATGCGCTGGCGCAGCGCCGGAGCGGCCACCTGGTCATCGTGGAAATCGCTTTCGCTGGCATAGATGCCGATCGGCAATGTCAGTGCCTGGAAAAATGCGAACAACGGCCGCAGCTGGTGATCGATCACCAGCGCGTGCCGTTCGCTGCCGCCGGTGGCGGCCAGCAGCACCGGCGTATCGATCAATGCGTGCATGTCGATCAGATCGAACAGATGCTTGAGCAAGCCTGGATACGAACCGCGATACACCGGTGCGACGACCAGTAGCAGGTGTGCCGTTTCGATCTGGCGCAAGGCCTGTTCTGTGGTTGCGTCGACGTCGCTGCGCCATTGCGCTGCGCCCAGCGGCCGCGCGATCTCGCCGAGCTGGAGGATGCTGGGCCTGATGGCCAGGTGCTGTGCCAGCTCGGCCAGGGTGGCCTCGGCCAGGGCCAGGCTGCGCGAAGGGCGCGAGGTGCTGCCGGAGACGGCAACGACATTCAACGGAGTGCGCATGCGAGATTCCTGTAGGGGCGTGTCGAGCTGTCATGCAAACGTCGTGCCATCCAGACATGCTTGCTGTTGCTGCAGCGACATAAAACGCGGAAGCAACGCGCGTCGACGTGTCAGTCACGGGGAATTGCATCTGACTGCATGGCGCGATGCAGTGCAATGGCAAAGCACCATCGGGAATGACATGCGCTCAGCAGATTTGAGAATGAGCTAATGAAATTGCAGAAAACAGCCGGTTTCAAGTGGTTTTCTTCGCGAGTCTCATGGTGTGGCGGGCATGAGCATAGAGCGCGCAGAGATAAGCGCGGCAGAACTGTTTGCAGGGAAGCAATGGATCAACAGATTGTGCGTTTTTCTGGAGCGGTATGTTCAGTTGGGACGGTGTGCATTGCGAATCACGCGAGTGCGGTTGTTCGTTCAATACATGTTGGTGCTCGTGGTGTGGCCGTGCGCGCGGCATCGATGGTGAGACTTTCAAGATTGGGTGCCCGTTCGAATCAACACGCACGGCCGTGCGCAGATCGCCGATATCAGCGTGCTATCGCGCAGATGCACTGCGTTTGCGTGGCGCCATAGATTGCGTCGCCGCGCTGCGTTGGATCAGTCGCGGCGCAATCGCGGTTCTCCCAAGGCACGCAATCGTCGCCGGCGGGGTATGGAGCGCAGAATGGGAATCTGGATATATCGCGCGGGGATAAGCATGGCACGCGATGTGCGTTGTCTGCGATGCGGTGACGCGCATGCGTGCACTGCAGTCGCACTGCGCAATACGCGCATGACAATCGTGAAGGAGATCGGTCGCAAGCAGCTTGCCGGGCAGCACCGTCTTTCCTGAGGTCCATCCCTGATCCTTGCAGGAGTTTCCAATGAGCCATTCGTCCAATGCCGTGCCGCTGACCTTTGCCTACTGGGTTCCCAACGTCAGCGGCGGGCTGGTTGTCAGCACGATCGAGCAGCGCACCGACTGGAGCCTGGAGTACAACGTGCGGCTTGCGCAGGCCGCCGAGCACGCCGGCTTCGATTACGCGCTGACCCAGATCCGTTTTACCGCCGGCTATGGCGCCGAACATCAGCATGAGTCGGTGTCATTCAGTCAGGCCTTGCTGCATGCCACCTCACGCCTGAAGGTATTGGCGGCCATCCTGCCCGGTCCCTGGACACCGGCGGTGGTGGCCAAGCAGATCGCCACCATCGACCACATCAGCAACGGGCGCATCGCGATCAATGTGGTCAGCGGCTGGTTCAAGGGCGAGTTCGTTGCCATCGGCGAGCCGTGGCTGGAACACGACGAACGCTATCGGCGCTCCCGGGAATTCATCCAGGTACTGAAGGGGATCTGGACCCAGGACGCTTTCAGCTTCCATGGCGATTTCTACCGTTTCAACAACTACACCCTCAGCCCCAAGCCGCTGCAGAAGCCGCATCCTGAGATATTTCAAGGAGGCAGTTCGCGCGCGGCGCGCGACAACGCGGCCAGCGTGTCGGACTGGTATTTCACCAATGGCAACACGCCCGAGCAGTTACGCGTGCAGATTCAGGACCTGCAGACCAAGGCGGCCGCCAATGGGCATACCGTTCGCGTGGGCGTCAACGCCTTCGTGATCGCGCGAGAGACCGAGCAGGAGGCCCAGGCGGTGCTGCAGGAAATCATCGCGCATGCGCATGTCGACGCGGTCAAGGCGTTCGCCGATGCCGCGCGGCAGGCCGGCCACGCGTCGCCGGAGGGCGAGGGCAATTGGGCCACTTCCACCTTCGAGGACCTGGTGCAATACAACGACGGTTTCCGCACCAACCTGATCGGCACGCCGCAGCAGATCGCCGAACGCATCCTCGCCCTGCAGGACGTGGGCGTGGATCTGGTGCTGTGCGGCTTCCTGCACTTTATCGAAGAGGTGGAATATTTCGGACGCGAAGTGCTGCCGCGCGTACGCGCGCTGGAGGCGCAGCGCGCGGAGTCGGCGCTGGCCTGATCGGCGCCGCCACGCTGCCGGCTTGAAGCGGCTGACAGCCCGTAGCGGGCAGTGGCCAGTTGGATGTGGACGGCGCGATCGGAACCGGAACGCAAGAGTGGCCCATGCCGCTTCCGAGCGCCGTGCGTGCCTGCCTGGCGGCGGCGCAGTCGCTTGTGAGTCGCGCTTACTCGGCTGCCGGGCCGGTTGGGCCTGCCGTAGCGGCGCCGGGCTCACCGGCAGTGGGCGCGGCGCCGCCCTTGCCATTGGCGCCACCGCCGACAGCTGCACCGCCACCGCCGTTTCCGCCACGTCCTCGGCCGCGGCCGCGTTGGCGGCCCTGGCCTTCGCGCGGACGTCGGGGGGCGTGCGCGGCCGCTGTGGCCGGGGCGGTGACTGCACGTCCCGGGACCTGCACCACACGCAGTTCGTCGGTGTCCAGCTGCAGCGCAGTGAGCTTGCCGCCCCAGACCGCGCCGGTATCGATGGCATGCACGCCCTGGGTAATCGTCAGTCCCAGCGCCGACCAGTGGCCGCAGACGATCTTCAGATCGCGCTCGACCCGGCCCGGGACTTCGAACCATGGGTACAGCCCCTGTGCCTGCGTGCCCGGCGTGCCCTTGTCTTCGGTGGCGATCCGCCCGCGCGGAGTGCAATAGCGCATGCGTGTGAACAGATTGATGATGGCGCGACTGCGTTCGTAGCCGCTCAGGCACGGCGACCAGCCGGGCTGGTCGCCGTACATATTGCGCAGCAGCTTGCGGTAGCCGCCGCCCTGCAATTGCTGCTCGACTTCGCGCGCGTGCTTCTCGGCCATCTGCGTGGTCCACTTCGGTGCCAGCCCGGCATGGATCATCATCCAGCCCAGCGTGCGGTCCACGTGTGCCAGTTTCTGCATGCGCAGCCAGTCCAGCAGCACGTCGCGGTCCTCGGCCAGCACGATGCGCTGCAGGTCCGCATTGACCTT
The window above is part of the Xanthomonas cassavae CFBP 4642 genome. Proteins encoded here:
- a CDS encoding symmetrical bis(5'-nucleosyl)-tetraphosphatase, coding for MSVWAIGDLQGCYDITQRLLEKINFDPVQDTLWFCGDLVNRGGQSLETLRLVHSLRAHSVVVLGNHDLSLLAIGARSEEEQRKVNADLQRIVLAEDRDVLLDWLRMQKLAHVDRTLGWMMIHAGLAPKWTTQMAEKHAREVEQQLQGGGYRKLLRNMYGDQPGWSPCLSGYERSRAIINLFTRMRYCTPRGRIATEDKGTPGTQAQGLYPWFEVPGRVERDLKIVCGHWSALGLTITQGVHAIDTGAVWGGKLTALQLDTDELRVVQVPGRAVTAPATAAAHAPRRPREGQGRQRGRGRGRGGNGGGGAAVGGGANGKGGAAPTAGEPGAATAGPTGPAAE